The proteins below come from a single Antricoccus suffuscus genomic window:
- the tilS gene encoding tRNA lysidine(34) synthetase TilS gives MVGPPPAVAAVRVAVRRWLENAGHDQPYPPAESLCVAVSGGADSLALLTATIFEAGKLGLEVDALSVDHQLQDGSAARAAQVADLARRLGARSATVCTVTVAGTSNIEAQARTARYAALAAQSHGRWILLGHTLDDQAESVLLGLGRGSGPRAIAGMSAHNFPYGRPLLTVRRAQTRSACRDEGLPIWDDPHNDDPRFTRVRIRNEALPLLEEILGGGVAEALATTAELLQHDDRAVGELALRALDVLRADPVPDMASALRARALADHPAGLRRRIIKLWLEKDGGFGSLTGPHIAAVDALVADYHGQGPAYLPGGRRVTRTRETINLTR, from the coding sequence GTGGTCGGGCCTCCGCCCGCGGTCGCGGCCGTCCGGGTCGCCGTACGCCGGTGGCTCGAGAATGCCGGCCACGATCAGCCGTATCCGCCCGCCGAATCGTTGTGCGTGGCCGTCTCCGGTGGGGCCGACTCGCTGGCGCTCCTAACCGCGACAATCTTCGAGGCGGGCAAACTCGGCCTCGAGGTCGATGCGCTGAGCGTCGACCATCAGCTGCAGGACGGTTCCGCGGCGCGGGCCGCACAAGTTGCGGACCTGGCTCGGCGGCTTGGCGCTCGCTCGGCGACGGTGTGCACGGTGACCGTCGCGGGGACGTCCAATATCGAGGCGCAGGCACGAACCGCGCGGTACGCCGCCCTCGCCGCCCAGTCGCACGGCCGCTGGATCCTGCTCGGGCACACCCTCGACGACCAGGCCGAATCGGTGCTGCTCGGCCTCGGTCGGGGCTCCGGGCCACGGGCGATCGCCGGCATGTCGGCCCACAACTTCCCTTACGGACGGCCGCTTCTGACGGTACGGCGTGCCCAGACGCGCTCGGCCTGCCGCGACGAGGGTCTACCGATTTGGGACGATCCGCATAACGACGACCCCCGGTTCACCCGCGTCCGGATCCGAAACGAGGCGCTGCCGCTGCTGGAGGAGATCCTCGGCGGGGGAGTGGCCGAGGCGCTCGCCACCACCGCCGAATTGCTGCAGCACGATGACCGGGCCGTCGGCGAGCTCGCGCTGAGGGCGCTCGACGTACTTCGCGCGGATCCGGTGCCGGATATGGCCTCGGCGCTGCGGGCCCGGGCGCTCGCCGACCACCCGGCCGGGCTACGACGCCGGATCATTAAGCTCTGGCTCGAAAAAGACGGCGGGTTCGGCTCGCTGACCGGCCCGCACATCGCCGCCGTCGACGCGCTGGTCGCCGACTATCACGGCCAGGGTCCGGCGTACTTGCCCGGCGGTCGGCGCGTGACGCGCACTCGTGAGACGATCAATCTGACGCGCTAG
- the ftsH gene encoding ATP-dependent zinc metalloprotease FtsH: MKNKRFYRSPWFFILIAAVIALVLPSVLSGGDSYTNVKTSVAIGQLQDGNAKSVNIKDKEQSLDIILKKAIDPTGDGKEKVTKITTSYPSSAGTEIFNAVRDSQGDSATASKNTGFTTTVTQQSVLVSMLLSILPFIIILGLLFFLMNSMQGGGRGVMQFGKSKAKLVSKDMPKTTFADVAGADEALEELGELKDFLENPAKFQAVGAKIPKGVLLFGPPGTGKTLLARAVAGEAGVPFYAISGSDFVEMFVGVGASRVRDLFEQAKANAPAIIFIDEIDAVGRHRGAGMGGGHDEREQTLNQMLVEMDGFDVKGGVIMIAATNRPDILDPALLRPGRFDRQIAVDRPDLEGRKGILRVHAKGKPMAPGVDLDTVARRTPGFTGADLANVINEAALLTARHGSTSITNETLEESIDRVIAGPERKGRAMSDKEKKLTAYHEGGHALVAQALPHSAPVHKVTILPRGRSLGHTLILPTEDKYTQTRSEMIDSLAYMLGGRAAEELIFHDPMTGAGNDIEKATSVARSMVTEYGMSAKLGAVKYGSKDSEPFLGREMSHSPEYSQQVASVIDSEVHELIEIAHDEAYEILTAHRAELDQIVLELMANETLSADDMNRICINVKKRSPMAPYVGSSDRRKPSNQPPVLTPAEMRAQQQTNGHPVDELAARPGGGRHSADLDHTVELPAVPPQSATPEAERPQPPAQGTRPADWVNRPHPGEA, encoded by the coding sequence ATGAAAAATAAGCGTTTCTACAGATCGCCGTGGTTCTTCATCCTCATCGCGGCCGTCATCGCGCTCGTGCTGCCTTCTGTGCTGTCCGGCGGCGACAGTTACACCAACGTCAAGACGTCGGTGGCTATTGGGCAGCTTCAGGATGGCAACGCCAAATCCGTCAACATCAAGGACAAAGAGCAGTCCCTCGACATCATCCTGAAAAAGGCGATCGACCCAACGGGCGACGGCAAGGAAAAAGTCACCAAGATCACCACGTCGTACCCGTCCAGCGCCGGCACGGAGATCTTCAACGCGGTCCGTGACTCGCAGGGCGACAGTGCGACGGCGTCCAAGAACACCGGTTTCACGACAACGGTGACTCAACAGAGTGTTCTGGTCTCGATGCTGCTGAGCATCTTGCCGTTCATCATCATCCTCGGGCTGCTGTTCTTCCTCATGAACTCCATGCAGGGTGGCGGCCGTGGCGTGATGCAGTTCGGCAAGAGCAAAGCCAAGCTGGTCAGTAAAGACATGCCGAAGACGACTTTCGCCGACGTCGCGGGCGCCGATGAGGCACTTGAAGAGCTTGGCGAGCTCAAAGACTTCCTGGAGAACCCGGCCAAATTTCAGGCGGTCGGCGCGAAGATCCCCAAAGGCGTGCTGCTGTTCGGCCCGCCGGGTACCGGCAAGACGCTGCTCGCGCGCGCCGTCGCGGGCGAGGCCGGGGTGCCGTTCTACGCAATCTCCGGTTCGGACTTTGTGGAGATGTTCGTCGGTGTCGGCGCCTCTCGTGTGCGTGACCTTTTCGAGCAGGCCAAGGCCAACGCGCCGGCCATCATCTTCATCGATGAGATCGACGCCGTCGGCCGTCATCGTGGCGCGGGCATGGGCGGCGGTCACGACGAACGCGAGCAGACCCTCAACCAGATGCTTGTCGAGATGGACGGCTTCGACGTCAAGGGCGGCGTCATCATGATCGCCGCGACCAACCGTCCGGACATCCTCGACCCGGCACTGCTGCGCCCCGGTCGGTTTGACCGGCAGATCGCCGTCGACCGGCCCGACCTCGAGGGTCGCAAGGGGATCTTGCGGGTGCACGCCAAGGGCAAGCCGATGGCGCCCGGCGTCGACCTCGACACCGTCGCGCGTCGTACCCCCGGCTTCACCGGCGCGGACCTCGCCAACGTCATCAACGAGGCCGCTCTCCTCACGGCGCGCCACGGGAGTACGTCGATTACCAACGAGACTCTCGAAGAGTCGATCGACCGCGTTATCGCCGGCCCAGAACGCAAGGGTCGCGCGATGAGCGACAAGGAAAAGAAGCTCACGGCATACCACGAAGGCGGACACGCACTCGTCGCGCAGGCGTTGCCGCACTCCGCGCCGGTGCACAAGGTGACGATCCTGCCGCGTGGCCGCTCGCTCGGGCACACACTGATCCTGCCGACCGAAGACAAATACACCCAGACGCGCTCAGAGATGATCGACAGTCTCGCCTACATGCTCGGCGGGCGGGCCGCGGAAGAGCTGATCTTCCACGATCCGATGACCGGTGCGGGCAACGACATCGAGAAGGCGACGAGTGTTGCCCGGTCGATGGTGACCGAATACGGCATGAGCGCCAAGCTCGGCGCGGTCAAATACGGCAGCAAAGACTCCGAGCCGTTCCTCGGCCGCGAGATGAGCCACTCGCCGGAATACTCGCAGCAGGTGGCTTCCGTCATCGACTCCGAGGTCCACGAGTTGATCGAGATAGCGCACGATGAGGCCTACGAGATCCTCACCGCCCATCGCGCCGAGCTTGACCAGATCGTGTTGGAGCTGATGGCAAACGAGACGCTCAGCGCCGATGACATGAACCGGATCTGCATCAATGTCAAGAAACGCTCGCCCATGGCGCCGTACGTCGGTTCCTCCGACCGGCGTAAACCGTCCAACCAACCGCCGGTACTCACCCCGGCCGAAATGCGGGCGCAGCAGCAGACCAACGGTCACCCGGTCGATGAACTCGCCGCTCGCCCAGGCGGCGGCAGGCACAGCGCGGATCTCGACCATACGGTTGAGCTGCCCGCCGTACCACCGCAGTCGGCGACACCGGAAGCCGAACGCCCGCAACCGCCCGCTCAGGGCACTCGCCCAGCCGACTGGGTCAATCGGCCGCATCCCGGCGAGGCCTAA
- the folB gene encoding dihydroneopterin aldolase, producing the protein MSDEIRLRGLTVRGHHGVFDFERRDGQDFVIDCTLGLDTSAAAQTDDVLQTVHYGELAEGLAGVVAGEPCNLIETLAQRLLDVALGYDLVEWAEIVVHKPSAPIPLTFADVAVVVRREKS; encoded by the coding sequence ATGAGCGACGAGATACGGCTGCGCGGGCTGACGGTCCGTGGCCACCACGGGGTCTTCGATTTCGAACGACGTGACGGGCAGGACTTCGTCATCGACTGCACTCTTGGCCTGGACACGTCGGCCGCGGCGCAGACCGACGACGTGTTGCAGACCGTGCACTACGGCGAGCTGGCCGAAGGGCTTGCCGGCGTGGTGGCCGGTGAGCCATGCAACCTGATCGAGACGCTCGCTCAGCGGTTGCTGGATGTCGCGCTCGGCTACGACCTGGTCGAGTGGGCGGAGATCGTCGTGCACAAGCCGTCCGCGCCGATCCCTTTGACGTTTGCCGACGTGGCGGTCGTCGTACGCCGGGAGAAGTCGTGA
- the folP gene encoding dihydropteroate synthase has protein sequence MLTSAPASPPAGLPGGASLGRCAVIGVLNVTSDSFSDGGRYLDESTALAHAEQMYADGADIIDVGGESTRPGAARVASGDEARRVVPVLKTLAARGIPTTVDTMRADVARAALDAGCTAINDVSGGLADPDMLPVAAAYDVPVILMHWRAHSATMRDFATYEDVVQDVRRELSARVDAALAAGVKPERIAIDPGLGFAKTAEHNWQLLRRLDALLELGYPVLVAASRKSFLGSLLAAPDGTPRPPDQREDATAAISMMSAMVGAWAVRVHKVRPSMDAVRVAAAWAGR, from the coding sequence GTGCTCACGAGCGCTCCGGCGTCGCCGCCAGCAGGACTACCGGGCGGGGCGTCTCTCGGTCGGTGCGCGGTCATCGGCGTACTCAACGTCACCTCGGACTCGTTCTCGGACGGCGGCCGCTACCTCGACGAGTCCACGGCGTTGGCGCACGCCGAGCAGATGTACGCCGACGGCGCCGACATCATCGACGTTGGTGGCGAGTCCACCCGACCCGGTGCGGCCCGGGTCGCCAGCGGCGACGAGGCCCGGCGCGTGGTGCCGGTGCTCAAAACCCTTGCCGCGCGGGGGATCCCGACCACGGTTGACACCATGCGCGCCGATGTCGCGCGGGCCGCGCTCGATGCGGGGTGCACCGCGATCAACGACGTATCGGGCGGCCTCGCCGACCCGGACATGCTGCCGGTCGCCGCGGCGTACGACGTGCCGGTGATCCTGATGCACTGGCGGGCGCACTCGGCCACGATGCGGGACTTCGCGACGTACGAGGACGTCGTACAGGACGTACGCCGCGAGCTGTCGGCGAGGGTCGATGCTGCACTTGCGGCCGGAGTCAAGCCAGAGCGGATCGCGATCGACCCGGGACTCGGCTTCGCCAAGACCGCCGAGCACAACTGGCAGCTGCTTCGCCGGCTCGATGCGCTGCTGGAGCTGGGTTATCCGGTGCTTGTCGCCGCGTCACGCAAGTCTTTTCTCGGATCGTTGTTGGCGGCGCCGGACGGCACTCCACGGCCGCCGGACCAACGCGAAGACGCGACCGCCGCGATCAGCATGATGTCGGCGATGGTAGGCGCCTGGGCCGTGCGGGTGCACAAGGTGCGCCCGTCGATGGACGCGGTCCGGGTCGCGGCCGCATGGGCGGGCCGATGA
- a CDS encoding DUF3817 domain-containing protein, producing the protein MTDINETDAPAKPHVKRPAGARRKRKTNFIDRMAVTTALRNYRIMAWIVGVPLAVLILVAVPLKYFGNNPTPVTVIGVAHGYLYLIFIITAVMLSIKRRWDFKRTIIVILCGTIPLLSFYTEHVVHKNVLAGKPGW; encoded by the coding sequence GTGACCGACATAAACGAAACCGACGCGCCCGCGAAACCCCACGTGAAGCGGCCCGCCGGCGCCCGCCGGAAGCGCAAGACCAACTTCATCGACCGGATGGCCGTCACGACGGCGCTGCGCAACTACCGGATCATGGCGTGGATCGTCGGCGTACCGCTGGCGGTGCTCATCCTGGTCGCGGTGCCGCTCAAATACTTCGGGAACAACCCGACGCCGGTCACCGTCATCGGTGTCGCGCACGGTTACCTTTACCTAATCTTCATCATTACCGCCGTGATGTTGTCGATCAAGCGCCGCTGGGACTTCAAGCGCACCATCATCGTCATCCTGTGCGGCACGATTCCGCTTCTCAGCTTCTACACCGAGCACGTCGTACACAAGAATGTGCTTGCCGGCAAACCCGGTTGGTAG
- the hpt gene encoding hypoxanthine phosphoribosyltransferase: protein MYDGEIEKVLISEEEIVQKTRELAEVIAADYADKEVLMIGVLKGAVMFMSDLARALPLPVQLEFMAVSSYGSSTSSSGIVRILKDLDKDITGKDVLVVEDIIDSGLTLSWLLKNLGARNPSSIEVCTLLRKPDAIKVPIEVKYLGFDIPNEFVVGYGLDYAERYRDLRYIGTLKPEIYS from the coding sequence GTGTACGACGGCGAAATCGAAAAGGTACTGATCTCCGAGGAAGAGATCGTGCAGAAGACCCGTGAGCTCGCGGAGGTGATCGCCGCGGACTACGCCGACAAGGAAGTCCTCATGATCGGGGTCCTCAAGGGTGCGGTGATGTTCATGTCGGACTTGGCGCGGGCGTTGCCGTTGCCGGTGCAGCTGGAGTTCATGGCGGTCTCGTCGTACGGCTCGTCCACCAGCTCAAGCGGGATCGTGCGGATTCTGAAGGACCTGGACAAGGACATCACCGGCAAGGACGTGCTGGTCGTCGAGGACATTATCGATTCCGGCCTGACGCTGTCGTGGCTGCTGAAGAACCTCGGCGCGCGCAACCCATCGTCCATCGAGGTGTGCACGCTACTGCGCAAGCCGGACGCGATCAAGGTCCCGATCGAGGTGAAATATCTCGGCTTCGACATCCCCAACGAGTTCGTCGTCGGCTACGGCCTCGACTACGCCGAGCGTTATCGCGACCTGCGCTATATCGGCACGTTGAAACCCGAGATCTACTCCTGA
- the dacB gene encoding D-alanyl-D-alanine carboxypeptidase/D-alanyl-D-alanine-endopeptidase, translated as MVWRRKNAVARAFIVFGAVVLAAVLGVAVVVVVGQVTGPTRPAAGAKGQTKQLVTELPPNSSPSPVLGRLDPNAKTPSTTGLAAALAPALANPALGSTAAVVVDPASGTTLFDQDGTASLQPGSTMKLFTAIAAAKAVKPGTRLTTKVVAGAAPGEIVLVGGGDPTLSSQPTSTLYPGAASVEQLAAAVRAAGIAPGSVTKVTVDDGAFAGPPQAVGWGAGDAPSTYATPIYPVMVDAGRLSPEDKAQRTANPDLAAGTALAAALGSPGAVVGRGQAGPGATLLGSVQSAPIEDLIEQALVNSDNVLAEILGRQVAIAEGAQPSFTGAVSAVTKVVQGMGVDLTGFEAHDSSGLSMNDRASAGSIASALAVMAKGDQPLTDVVGSALAVAGYNGTLATRYLSGSAAAAAGDVRAKTGSLTAVDTLAGTVVTADGRLLIFALISNGAPAQDPARAALDEVAATMAGCGCQ; from the coding sequence GTGGTCTGGCGTCGGAAGAACGCCGTGGCACGGGCCTTTATCGTGTTCGGCGCGGTCGTGCTTGCCGCGGTCCTCGGTGTCGCGGTTGTCGTCGTCGTAGGTCAGGTCACCGGGCCCACGCGCCCGGCCGCCGGCGCCAAGGGCCAGACCAAGCAACTCGTCACAGAGTTGCCGCCTAACTCCAGCCCGTCACCGGTCCTGGGCCGCCTCGATCCAAACGCCAAAACGCCCTCGACCACGGGCCTGGCGGCCGCGCTTGCGCCGGCACTAGCCAACCCGGCGCTCGGGAGTACCGCAGCCGTGGTCGTCGACCCGGCGTCGGGTACGACGTTGTTCGACCAGGATGGAACCGCTTCGTTGCAGCCCGGTTCGACGATGAAGCTATTCACCGCGATCGCGGCCGCGAAAGCGGTCAAGCCTGGCACCCGGTTGACCACGAAGGTCGTCGCCGGTGCCGCGCCGGGGGAGATCGTGCTGGTGGGAGGCGGCGACCCGACCCTCAGCTCGCAACCGACCTCGACGCTCTACCCGGGTGCGGCCTCGGTCGAGCAGCTGGCCGCCGCCGTGCGGGCCGCCGGAATCGCGCCGGGCAGCGTCACCAAGGTCACCGTCGACGACGGCGCGTTCGCGGGCCCGCCGCAGGCCGTCGGATGGGGCGCCGGCGACGCTCCATCGACGTACGCCACACCCATTTACCCCGTCATGGTCGACGCCGGCCGGTTGAGCCCGGAAGACAAGGCCCAGCGCACCGCGAACCCCGACCTTGCCGCGGGTACGGCGCTCGCGGCCGCGCTCGGCAGCCCGGGCGCCGTCGTCGGACGCGGTCAGGCCGGTCCGGGGGCAACCCTCCTCGGCAGCGTCCAGTCGGCGCCGATTGAGGATCTGATTGAGCAGGCGCTCGTCAACTCCGACAACGTGCTCGCCGAGATCCTCGGCCGGCAGGTCGCGATCGCCGAAGGTGCGCAGCCGTCGTTCACAGGCGCAGTATCGGCGGTCACCAAGGTCGTGCAGGGAATGGGCGTCGACCTGACCGGCTTTGAAGCGCACGACTCCAGCGGACTGTCGATGAATGACCGGGCCAGCGCCGGTTCGATCGCTTCCGCGCTTGCTGTGATGGCCAAAGGCGACCAGCCGTTGACCGACGTCGTCGGCTCGGCCCTTGCGGTCGCTGGCTACAACGGCACGCTCGCGACCCGCTACCTATCGGGTTCGGCGGCCGCCGCCGCGGGAGACGTGCGCGCAAAGACGGGGTCGCTCACGGCCGTCGATACGCTCGCCGGGACCGTCGTGACCGCCGATGGCCGGCTGCTCATATTTGCGCTGATCTCCAATGGAGCGCCCGCACAGGACCCGGCGAGGGCGGCGCTGGACGAGGTCGCTGCGACGATGGCCGGGTGCGGGTGCCAATAG
- the folE gene encoding GTP cyclohydrolase I FolE: protein MDAARPFDRDRAIAAVRELLIAIGEDPDREGLQRTPQRVANAYAEIFAGLHSDPSEVLQTVFDEGHQEMILVRDIELYSTCEHHLVPFHGVAHVGYIPGADGRITGLSKLARLVDLLAKRPQVQERLTGQIADVLVGELKPRGAIVVIECEHLCMAMRGIRKPGARTVTSAVRGIFQHNLSTRAEAMSLIVGR from the coding sequence ATGGACGCGGCGCGCCCGTTCGACCGTGACCGTGCCATCGCCGCCGTCCGTGAACTGCTGATCGCGATCGGTGAGGACCCGGACCGCGAGGGTTTGCAGCGCACTCCCCAACGTGTCGCTAACGCCTACGCCGAAATATTCGCCGGTCTGCATAGCGATCCGAGCGAAGTTCTGCAGACCGTCTTCGACGAGGGCCATCAGGAGATGATCCTGGTCCGCGACATCGAGCTCTACTCGACCTGCGAGCATCACCTCGTTCCCTTCCACGGCGTCGCGCATGTCGGCTACATCCCCGGCGCTGACGGCAGAATCACCGGACTGTCCAAGCTTGCCCGCCTCGTCGACCTGCTCGCCAAGCGGCCGCAGGTGCAGGAGCGGCTCACCGGCCAGATCGCCGACGTACTGGTCGGCGAGCTCAAACCGCGTGGCGCGATCGTCGTAATCGAGTGCGAGCACCTGTGCATGGCGATGCGCGGCATCCGCAAGCCCGGTGCACGCACCGTCACGTCCGCCGTGCGCGGCATCTTCCAGCACAACCTGTCCACTCGAGCCGAGGCGATGAGCCTCATCGTCGGCAGGTAG
- a CDS encoding zinc-dependent metalloprotease — MSSDAMIDWDVAARAGKRVVRAGPEVSLHEAKSAVAQLRESALAADAHVSAITKIAQPPHTAPTLVVDRAGWIDVNSESVGHLMAPLVDKLASANATSGVGKLVGSRVTGTEAGVVLGFLASRVLGQFDVFGPRGGQLLLVAPNIIDAERKLDVNPTDFRLWVCLHEVTHRLQFTAVDWIGQYMRTQIADLVDASDLDSDSLKQKIKEVAGELKDRKRSGDREPGLGIVSLAQSPQQRAIIERMTAVMSLLEGHAEYVMDAVGPSVVPSVAEIRRKFKRRRAGRSPIDRVFRKLLGLEAKMRQYAEGRKFIDGVVDEVGMDGFNRVWATPDNLPTMTELRDPALWVKRVQPLGITPGAS; from the coding sequence ATGAGTTCTGATGCGATGATCGACTGGGATGTTGCCGCGCGCGCCGGCAAACGGGTAGTGCGTGCCGGACCGGAAGTATCGCTGCACGAGGCTAAATCGGCGGTCGCACAGCTGCGCGAGAGCGCGCTGGCGGCGGACGCGCACGTCAGCGCGATCACCAAGATCGCGCAGCCGCCGCACACCGCGCCGACCCTGGTGGTCGACCGCGCCGGCTGGATCGACGTCAACAGCGAGTCAGTGGGCCACCTCATGGCACCGCTGGTCGACAAGCTGGCCAGCGCCAACGCGACATCCGGGGTCGGCAAGCTCGTTGGGTCCAGGGTCACCGGGACCGAAGCCGGGGTCGTGCTCGGGTTCCTCGCCAGCCGCGTGCTGGGCCAGTTCGATGTATTCGGGCCCCGCGGCGGTCAGTTGCTACTCGTCGCGCCCAACATCATCGACGCCGAACGCAAGCTCGACGTCAACCCGACCGACTTCCGGCTCTGGGTCTGCCTGCATGAGGTCACGCACCGGCTGCAGTTCACCGCGGTGGACTGGATTGGCCAGTACATGCGCACCCAGATTGCCGATCTGGTCGATGCGTCGGACCTCGACTCCGATTCGCTCAAGCAGAAGATCAAGGAAGTCGCCGGCGAGCTCAAGGACCGCAAACGGTCCGGCGACAGGGAACCGGGCCTCGGCATCGTCTCGCTGGCGCAGTCCCCGCAGCAGCGCGCCATCATCGAACGGATGACCGCGGTGATGAGCCTGCTGGAGGGCCACGCCGAATACGTGATGGACGCGGTCGGGCCCTCCGTCGTGCCGTCGGTCGCGGAGATCCGCCGCAAGTTCAAGCGCCGCAGGGCGGGGCGCTCACCGATCGACCGGGTCTTCCGCAAGCTGCTGGGCCTCGAGGCCAAGATGCGCCAGTACGCCGAGGGGCGCAAGTTCATCGACGGCGTCGTCGACGAAGTGGGGATGGACGGGTTCAACCGCGTGTGGGCGACCCCGGACAACCTCCCGACGATGACCGAGTTGCGCGATCCGGCGCTCTGGGTCAAGCGCGTGCAGCCGCTGGGCATCACGCCCGGCGCCTCCTGA
- a CDS encoding inorganic diphosphatase codes for MEFDVLIEIPKGSRNKYEVDHSTGRVHLDRYLYTSMAYPADYGYIAGTLADDGDPLDALVLLPEPLFPGCYVAARPIAMYKMVDEAGGDDKLLCVPAGDVRWDGIKDIGDVSQFQLDEIKHFFEHYKDLEPGKHVQGSDWVGAAEAEAEYLKCVQAFKDSADPHI; via the coding sequence GTGGAATTCGACGTACTCATTGAGATTCCCAAGGGAAGCCGCAACAAATACGAGGTCGACCACAGCACCGGCCGGGTGCATCTCGACCGCTACCTCTACACCTCGATGGCCTACCCCGCCGACTACGGCTACATCGCCGGAACTCTCGCGGACGACGGCGATCCACTCGACGCGCTGGTCTTGCTCCCGGAGCCGCTGTTTCCCGGCTGTTATGTCGCCGCCCGCCCGATCGCGATGTACAAGATGGTCGACGAAGCAGGCGGCGACGACAAGTTGTTGTGTGTGCCAGCCGGTGACGTTCGGTGGGACGGCATCAAGGACATCGGCGACGTCTCGCAGTTCCAACTCGATGAGATCAAGCACTTCTTCGAGCATTACAAAGATCTCGAGCCCGGCAAGCACGTCCAGGGCTCGGACTGGGTCGGCGCAGCGGAAGCCGAAGCCGAGTACTTGAAGTGCGTCCAGGCGTTCAAGGACTCGGCCGACCCGCACATCTAA
- a CDS encoding amidohydrolase, which produces MSDGLGKQTDFALVGGRLLSMAGEPIDDATVIIRGGKILAAGRRTKTKIPRGLANVDAKGKWILPGFVEPHAHLGVHEEGEGWAGDDTNEMTDPNGARLRALDAINPDDEGLRDALSGGITTAVVKPGSGNPIGGQTVAIKTWGRIVDEMVLKEPCSVKSALGENPKRVYGEKKALPSTRLGVAAVIRDALTDAREYADARMRKNSTEKYDPTKETLARVLSGELPWCQHTHRVDDIATAIRLSEEFGYRLVINHGTEAHLIASFIAEKQIPVVIGPLFTSRSKVEVRRRSLKNPGHLQKAGVKIALTTDHPVVPIEFLVYQAALAVKEGLDRDEALKSLTINPAEMLGLDDRVGSLEPGKDADIALWSGDPLDVYSRCEKVWIDGRNVYEYDYERDLPVTAKQFENS; this is translated from the coding sequence ATGTCTGACGGGCTTGGAAAACAGACTGACTTCGCGCTGGTGGGCGGACGGCTGCTCAGCATGGCCGGCGAGCCGATCGACGACGCCACGGTGATTATCCGCGGCGGCAAGATCCTGGCGGCGGGTCGGCGTACCAAGACGAAAATACCCCGCGGATTGGCAAACGTCGATGCGAAAGGGAAGTGGATCCTGCCCGGATTCGTCGAGCCGCACGCGCACCTCGGCGTACACGAAGAGGGCGAGGGCTGGGCCGGCGACGACACCAACGAGATGACCGACCCCAACGGCGCGCGGCTAAGAGCGCTCGACGCGATTAACCCCGATGACGAGGGATTGCGCGATGCGCTCAGCGGCGGCATCACCACCGCCGTCGTCAAACCGGGCTCCGGCAACCCGATCGGCGGCCAGACCGTCGCGATCAAGACATGGGGACGGATCGTCGACGAGATGGTCCTTAAGGAACCGTGCAGCGTCAAGAGCGCGCTCGGTGAAAACCCCAAGCGCGTGTACGGCGAGAAGAAGGCGCTCCCGTCGACAAGGCTCGGCGTCGCGGCCGTGATCCGGGACGCGCTTACCGACGCGCGGGAGTACGCCGACGCGCGGATGCGGAAGAACAGCACTGAAAAGTACGACCCGACAAAGGAAACTCTCGCTCGGGTGCTCAGCGGTGAGCTTCCGTGGTGCCAGCACACGCATCGCGTGGATGACATCGCGACGGCGATCCGGCTTTCGGAGGAGTTTGGCTACCGGTTGGTGATCAACCACGGCACGGAGGCGCACCTGATCGCCAGTTTTATTGCCGAAAAGCAGATCCCGGTCGTCATCGGGCCACTCTTTACGTCTCGTTCCAAAGTCGAGGTACGGCGTCGTTCGTTGAAGAATCCGGGCCACCTGCAGAAGGCGGGTGTGAAGATCGCGCTCACCACGGACCACCCCGTCGTACCGATCGAGTTCCTCGTCTACCAGGCGGCGCTCGCGGTAAAAGAAGGTCTCGACCGCGATGAAGCGCTTAAAAGCCTCACGATCAATCCGGCCGAGATGCTCGGACTCGACGATCGAGTCGGCTCGCTAGAACCCGGTAAGGACGCCGACATCGCGCTGTGGTCGGGGGATCCGCTCGACGTGTACTCGCGCTGCGAGAAGGTGTGGATCGACGGCCGTAACGTCTACGAGTACGACTACGAGCGGGACCTGCCGGTCACCGCGAAGCAGTTCGAAAACAGCTAA